From Aquila chrysaetos chrysaetos chromosome 3, bAquChr1.4, whole genome shotgun sequence, the proteins below share one genomic window:
- the LOC115339707 gene encoding C-C chemokine receptor type 2-like: MENHTTDLGDLPLTTEFDYSDSAPCMGTEEKHFAAKLLPPLYSLVVIFGLTGNMLVVLILVKYKRLKSMTDIYLLNLAISDLLFVFSLPFWAYYAVHDWIFGEALCRILSGVYLLGFYSGVFFIILLTLDRYLAIVHAVFALKARTVTYGILTSAVTWAVAIFASVPGIIFHKTQKENSRYTCSAHYPSDATINWKYSYTLKMNILGLIVPMLIMIFSYSQILKTLLRCRNEKKQKAVRLIFVIMIFYFIFWTPFHISSFLYTFQSSLFVPNCEIKGQLEKAIQVTETISMIHCCINPVIYAFVGEKFRKYLYAFFRKHVAAHLCKKCPTLYREKLERVSSTCTPSTAEHDISTGL; this comes from the coding sequence ATGGAAAACCATACCACAGACTTAGGCGACTTGCCACTGACAACAGAATTTGACTACAGCGATTCAGCTCCATGCATGGGGACTGAGGAAAAGCACTTTGCAGCAAAACTTTTGCCACCGCTTTATTCTTTGGTGGTGATATTTGGCCTCACAGGCAACATGCTCGTTGTCCTCATCCTGGTAAAATACAAGAGATTGAAGAGTATGACTGACATCTACCTGCTCAATTTGGCAATATCTGATttgctgtttgtattttctctccctttttggGCTTATTACGCTGTTCATGACTGGATTTTTGGGGAGGCGCTGTGTAGAATTCTCTCAGGTGTCTACCTCCTTGGCTTCTACAGCGGCGTCTTTTTCATAATCCTGTTGACCCTGGACAGGTATCTGGCCATAGTGCATGCagtgtttgctttaaaagctaGGACAGTTACCTACGGCATCCTCACCAGCGCTGTCACTTGGGCTGTTGCTATTTTTGCCTCTGTTCCTGGGATAATATTTCACAAAactcaaaaggaaaattcacGTTATACTTGCAGTGCTCACTATCCAAGCGATGCCACAATAAATTGGAAGTACTCCTATACTTTAAAGATGAACATCCTGGGACTTATTGTTCCAATGCTCATTATGATTTTCAGTTACTCACAAATTCTAAAAACATTATTGAGATGTaggaatgagaaaaaacagaaggcagTCAGACTTATTTTTGTGATCATGATTTTTTACTTCATCTTCTGGACACCATtccatatttcttcttttttgtataCATTTCAAAGTTCGCTTTTTGTCCCAAATTGTGAAATCAAAGGTCAACTGGAGAAAGCAATCCAAGTGACAGAAACAATATCAATGATCCACTGTTGTATCAATCCTGTGATCTATGCATTTGTTGGAGAAAAATTTAGGAAATATCTTTATGCCTTTTTCCGAAAGCATGTTGCAGCCCACCTCTGCAAAAAATGTCCAACTCTTTATCGTGAAAAATTAGAAAGAGTTAGTTCCACATGCACACCATCCACTGCAGAGCATGACATCTCTACTGGACtctaa
- the LOC115339708 gene encoding C-C chemokine receptor type 5-like isoform X2, producing the protein MENHTTDLGDLPLTTEFDYSDSAPCMGTEEKHFAAKLLPPLYSLVVIFGLTGNMLVVLILVKYKRLKSMTDIYLLNLAISDLLFIFSLPFWAYYAVHDWIFGEALCRILSGVYLLGFYSGVFFIILLTLDRYLAIVHAVFALKARTVTYGILTSAVTWAVAIFASVPGIIFHKTQKENSHYTCSAHYPSEQRNVWKQFLTLKMNILGLLIPMLIMMCSYTQIIKTLLQCRNEKKHKAVRLIFIIMIVYFFFWAPYNICILLRDFQGTFSIATCEGSSQLHKATQVTETISMIHCCINPVIYAFAGEKFRKYLRSFFRKQIAFHFSKYCPVFYVDTAERASSTYTQSTGEQEVSAAL; encoded by the coding sequence ATGGAAAACCATACCACAGACTTAGGCGACTTGCCACTGACAACAGAATTTGACTACAGCGATTCAGCTCCATGCATGGGGACTGAGGAAAAGCACTTTGCAGCAAAACTTTTGCCACCGCTTTATTCTTTGGTGGTGATATTTGGCCTCACAGGCAACATGCTCGTTGTCCTCATCCTGGTAAAATACAAGAGATTGAAGAGTATGACTGACATCTACCTGCTCAATTTGGCAATATCTGATttgctgtttatattttctctccctttttggGCTTATTACGCTGTTCATGACTGGATTTTTGGGGAGGCGCTGTGTAGAATTCTCTCAGGTGTCTACCTCCTTGGCTTCTACAGTGGCGTCTTTTTCATAATCCTGTTGACCCTGGACAGGTATCTGGCCATAGTGCATGCagtgtttgctttaaaagctaGGACAGTTACCTACGGCATCCTCACCAGCGCTGTCACTTGGGCTGTTgctatttttgcttctgttcctgggataatatttcacaaaactcaaaaggaaaattcacaTTATACTTGCAGTGCTCATTATCCATCAGAGCAGAGAAATGTATGGAAGCAATTCCtgacattaaaaatgaacatcCTGGGACTTCTTATTCCAATGTTAATTATGATGTGCAGCTACACACAAATTATAAAGACATTACTGCAGTGTAGGAATGAGAAGAAACATAAAGCAGTCAGacttatttttatcattatgattgtctatttttttttctgggcacCATACAACATTTGCATTCTTTTGCGTGATTTTCAAGGTACATTTTCCATTGCTACTTGTGAAGGCAGCAGTCAACTGCACAAAGCAACCCAAGTGACAGAAACAATATCAATGATCCACTGTTGTATCAATCCTGTGATCTATGCCTTCGCTGGAGAAAAATTTAGGAAGTATCTGCGTAGCTTTTTCCGAAAGCAGATTGCATTCCACTTCTCTAAATACTGTCCCGTTTTCTATGTTGACACAGCTGAAAGGGCTAGCTCCACCTACACACAATCTACTGGAGAACAAGAAGTTTCTGCTGCACTGTAA
- the LOC115339708 gene encoding C-C chemokine receptor type 5-like isoform X1, with protein sequence MQQCDFIDQHTMENHTTDLGDLPLTTEFDYSDSAPCMGTEEKHFAAKLLPPLYSLVVIFGLTGNMLVVLILVKYKRLKSMTDIYLLNLAISDLLFIFSLPFWAYYAVHDWIFGEALCRILSGVYLLGFYSGVFFIILLTLDRYLAIVHAVFALKARTVTYGILTSAVTWAVAIFASVPGIIFHKTQKENSHYTCSAHYPSEQRNVWKQFLTLKMNILGLLIPMLIMMCSYTQIIKTLLQCRNEKKHKAVRLIFIIMIVYFFFWAPYNICILLRDFQGTFSIATCEGSSQLHKATQVTETISMIHCCINPVIYAFAGEKFRKYLRSFFRKQIAFHFSKYCPVFYVDTAERASSTYTQSTGEQEVSAAL encoded by the exons ATGCAGCAGTGTGACTTCATAG acCAACACACCATGGAAAACCATACCACAGACTTAGGCGACTTGCCACTGACAACAGAATTTGACTACAGCGATTCAGCTCCATGCATGGGGACTGAGGAAAAGCACTTTGCAGCAAAACTTTTGCCACCGCTTTATTCTTTGGTGGTGATATTTGGCCTCACAGGCAACATGCTCGTTGTCCTCATCCTGGTAAAATACAAGAGATTGAAGAGTATGACTGACATCTACCTGCTCAATTTGGCAATATCTGATttgctgtttatattttctctccctttttggGCTTATTACGCTGTTCATGACTGGATTTTTGGGGAGGCGCTGTGTAGAATTCTCTCAGGTGTCTACCTCCTTGGCTTCTACAGTGGCGTCTTTTTCATAATCCTGTTGACCCTGGACAGGTATCTGGCCATAGTGCATGCagtgtttgctttaaaagctaGGACAGTTACCTACGGCATCCTCACCAGCGCTGTCACTTGGGCTGTTgctatttttgcttctgttcctgggataatatttcacaaaactcaaaaggaaaattcacaTTATACTTGCAGTGCTCATTATCCATCAGAGCAGAGAAATGTATGGAAGCAATTCCtgacattaaaaatgaacatcCTGGGACTTCTTATTCCAATGTTAATTATGATGTGCAGCTACACACAAATTATAAAGACATTACTGCAGTGTAGGAATGAGAAGAAACATAAAGCAGTCAGacttatttttatcattatgattgtctatttttttttctgggcacCATACAACATTTGCATTCTTTTGCGTGATTTTCAAGGTACATTTTCCATTGCTACTTGTGAAGGCAGCAGTCAACTGCACAAAGCAACCCAAGTGACAGAAACAATATCAATGATCCACTGTTGTATCAATCCTGTGATCTATGCCTTCGCTGGAGAAAAATTTAGGAAGTATCTGCGTAGCTTTTTCCGAAAGCAGATTGCATTCCACTTCTCTAAATACTGTCCCGTTTTCTATGTTGACACAGCTGAAAGGGCTAGCTCCACCTACACACAATCTACTGGAGAACAAGAAGTTTCTGCTGCACTGTAA